GCGCAAGTATTTTTCGGTTGCTCGGGGCATGTTTTTTTCAAGTATTTTCGATGACAGCCATCCGGCGGCCCTCAGCCCTTGGAGCGACGGCGGCGCGCCTTGGGCGCCGCCGCCGGCAGCAGGGGGCGCAGGAAGCGCCCGGTATGGCTCTCGGGGCACGCCGCGATGTCCTCGGGCGTGCCCTCGGCCACGATGCGCCCGCCGCCATCGCCGCCTTCCGGTCCCATGTCCAGCACCCAGTCCGCGGTCTTGATGACTTCCAGATTGTGCTCGATCACCACCACCGTGTTGCCCTGATCCACCAGGGCATGCAGCACCTCCAGCAGCTTGCGCACGTCCTCGGTGTGCAGGCCGGTGGTGGGTTCGTCCAAGATGTACAGCGTGCGTCCGGTGGCGCGGCGGGCCAGTTCCTTGGACAGCTTCACGCGCTGCGCCTCGCCCCCCGAAAGGGTCGTCGCCTGCTGGCCCAGCGCGACATAGCCCAGCCCCACCTGCTGCAGGATGGCCAGCCGGTCGCGAATCCGCGGCACGGCAGAAAAATACGGCAGCGCCTCGTCCACCGTCATGGCCAGCACGTCGGCGATCGACTTGCCGCGGAATTTCACCTCCAGCGTCTCGCGGTTGTAGCGCGCGCCCTTGCAGGTGTCGCAGGTCACGAACACGTCGGGCAGGAAGTGCATTTCGATCTTCAGCACACCGTCGCCCTGGCAGGCCTCGCACCGGCCACCCTTGACGTTGAAGGAGAACCGCCCCGCCTTGTAGCCCCTGGCCTTGCTTTCCGGCAGTTCGGCGAACCAGTCGCGGATCGGCGCGAACAGGTCGGTATAGGTCGCGGGATTGGATCGCGGCGTGCGGCCGATCGGCGACTGGTCGATGTCGATGATCTTGTCCAGCAGGTCCAGCCCCGCGATCCCGCGATAGGGCGCGGGATTCTGCCCCGATCCCATCAACTGCCGCGACAGCGCCTTGTACAGCGTATCGATCACCAGCGTCGATTTGCCGCCCCCCGACACCCCGGTCACGCAGGTGAAGGTGCCCAGCGGGAAATGCGCGGTGACATCCTTCAGGTTGTTGCCGCCGGCACCCTCCAGCACCAGCATGCGGGCGGGATCGATCGGCCGGCGCACCGTCGGCACATCGATCCGCTTGCGGCCGGACAGGTAGTCGCCGGTCAGGCTGGCCGGATTCGCCGCGACCTCCTCGGGCGTGCCGATGGCCACCACGTGCCCGCCATTGACCCCGGCCCCCGGCCCCATGTCGATCAGCCAGTCGGCGCTCCGGATCGCGTCTTCGTCATGCTCGACGACGATCAGCGTGTTCCCCAGCCGCTTCAACCGGTCCAGCGTGCCCAGCAGCCGTTCGTTGTCGCGCTGGTGCAGGCCGATAGACGGTTCGTCCAGCACGTACAGCACGCCCGTCAGGCCCGATCCGATCTGGCTGGCCAGGCGAATCCGCTGGCTTTCCCCGCCCGACAGGGTGGCCGACCCGCGCGACAGGGTCAGGTAGTCCAGCCCGACATCGTTCAGGAAATGCAGCCGGTCCAGGATTTCACGCAGGATACGCCGCGCGATTTCGGCGCGCTGCGGCGTCAGCGTCGCCTCGACCGTGCCGAACCAGTCCAGCGCCCGGCGGATCGGCAGGTCCGATGCCTCGGCGATCGTCGAACCCGCGACCCGCACCGACAGGGCCTCGGGCCGCAGGCGCGTGCCGTGGCAGACATGGCAGGGCTTGTCGGACTGGTAGCGCGACAGTTCCTCGCGCACCCATACGCTGTCGGTTTCGGCCATGCGGCGGCGCAGGTTGGTCACCAAACCTTCGAACCGCTTGGTCAGGTCATAGGATTTCCGGCCGTCGCGATAGCGGAACAGGATCTCGTCCTTGCCGCCGTCCAGGATGGTCTCGCGAACGCCCGCCGGCAGGTCCCGCCAGGGCGTGTCCATGCCCACGCCGTAATGGGCGGCCAGGCTGTCCAGCGTCTGCTGGTAGTAGGGGCTTTGCGTGCTGCGCCAGGGCGCGATGGCCCCGCGTTCCAGCGACAGGGATTCGTCGGGCACGATCAGGTGCGGGTCGAAGAAGGTCTCCAGCCCGATGCCATCGCAGGCCGGGCATGCGCCCTGGGGCGCGTTGAAGGAAAACAGGCGCGGCTCGATCTCTTCCAGCGTGAAGCCGCTGACCGGGCAGGCGAAGCGCGAGGAGAACACGATGTGCGGCGGCGGCTCGGCCTCGCCGCGCGGCAGTTCCTCGGCATAGACCAGGCCGTCGGACAGGCCCAGCGCGGTCTCGAAACTGTCGGCCAGGCGCGATTCCAGGCCGGGCTTCACCACCACCCGGTCCACCACGGCCTCGACGGTATGACGCAGCTTGCGGTTCAGGTCCGGGACCTCGGCGATGTCGTACAGCGTGCCGTCCACCTTCACCCGGGCGAAGCCCTTGCGCTGCAGTTCCGCCAGTTCCTTGCGGCATTCGCCCTTGCGGTCGCGAATGACCGGCGCCAGCAGCATCAGGCGCGTGCCTTCCGGCAGCGCCATGACGCGATCGACCATCTGGCTGATGGTCTGCGCCTCGATCGGCAGGCCGGTGGCGGGCGAATAGGGCACGCCGGCCCGCGCCCACAGCAGGCGCATGTAGTCGTGAATCTCGGTGATCGTGCCGACGGTGGAGCGCGGATTCTTCGACGTCGTCTTCTGTTCGATGGAAATCGCGGGCGACAGGCCCTCGATCGCGTCCACGTCCGGCTTGCCCATCAGTTCCAGGAACTGCCGCGCATAGGCCGACAGGCTTTCGACATAGCGGCGCTGGCCCTCGGCATAGATCGTGTCGAACGCCAGGGACGACTTTCCCGATCCCGACAGGCCGGTGACGACCGTCAGCGCGTCGCGGGGAATTTCGACGTCGATGTTCTTCAGGTTGTGCGCCCGCGCGCCGCGGACCCGGATCGACTGCGCCGCTGGCAGGCCGGGTGCCGGCCTGGATCGATTACCCATGATGTCCGCTCTCCGTTCCACCCGGCACCGGATTGTCTCAGGGCCGCTTCGTTCATACTCTGTTCTGACCGGTTCCGTGCCCGCCGCCAAGAGCCGCCGACGCGGAAAAATGTAATCCGGTCGCATCGGCCACCGGCGTATCGCGCACATGCGGTATCATCCGGCGCGCATCTGCGTTAGGATGGCGACCGAGTTCCGTCCCCCCACCCAGCACCGGTCCGGGCGGACGGTTTTTTTCATGGGGGCCCGCCCTTGGGCCGCGCCCCCGGGACCGGACAGCAGCAGGACAGCAGTATGGCGGGTAGCGTCAACAAGGTCATTCTCGTGGGTAATCTGGGCAAGGACCCCGAAGTCAGGAACAGCCAGGCCGGCGCCAAGATCGTGTCGCTGACGCTGGCGACCAGCGACACGTGGAATGACCGTGCGTCCGGCGAACGGCGCGAGCGCACGGAATGGCATCGGGTCGTCATCTTCAACGAACGCCTGGCGGACGTGGCCGAGCGGTTCCTGCGCAAGGGCCGCAAGGTCTATCTGGAAGGCACGCTGCAGACCCGCAAATGGACCGACCAGTCCGGCCAGGAACGCTACACGACCGAGGTCGTGATAGACCGCTTCCGTGGCGAACTGGTGCTGCTGGACAGCAACCGGGGCGGCGAATCCGGTGACGATGCCGGCGGCGGCGGATATGGCGGCGGGTATTCCGCGCCGTCCGCGCCCCGGCAGATCGGCGGTGGCCGCGGCGGCAGCGCCGGGGGTCCCGGCGGGAGCGGCGCGGGCGGCGGCAATCCCGGCGGCGGCTGGGACGCACCGCATGGCGGCAGCGACCTGGACGACGAAATCCCGTTCTAGGCGGGACGCGCCCCCGCCGGGGGCGAATCCGGCCGGGCGGCGCGTTTTTTCCCCGGCCGGACTCTGTGCTATCGTGCGGCGTGACGCCGCCGGCCCCCAGACCGGTTCCCGCCACCCCCGCCTCGCCCACGAGGCGCGCAGGGTGGCACTGACATGACGGATATGCCTTGACCGAAATTCCCGATCCGCCGGAACCGCCGGCACCCTCCGACATGATTCCGGTGACGATCGAGGAGGAGATGCGGTCCTCCTACCTCGCCTATGCGATGTCGGTCATCGTCAGCCGCGCCCTGCCGGACGTGCGGGACGGGCTGAAGCCGGTGCATCGGCGTATCCTCTATTCAATGCGCGAAAGCGGATTCACCCACGACAAGCCCTATCGCAAATCGGCCCGCGCGGTCGGTGACGTGATGGGTAAATACCATCCGCACGGCGATTCATCGATCTACGACGCCATGGTGCGCATGGCGCAGTTCTGGTCGATGCGGGTCAAGTTGATCGACGGCCAGGGCAATTTCGGTTCGGTCGACGGCGATTCCCCCGCCGCCATGCGCTATACCGAAGCGCGGCTGGCCAAGGCCGCTTCCTTCCTGCTGGACGATATCGACCGCGACACCGTCGATTTCCAGCCGAACTATGACGAGAGCGAGCAGGAACCGAAGATCCTGCCCGCCGCCTTCCCCAACCTGCTGATCAACGGCGCCTCGGGCATCGCGGTCGGCATGGCGACCAACATCCCGACCCATAATCCGGCCGAGATCATCGACGCCACCCTGGCGCTGATCGCCAATCCGGACCTGACGCTGGACGACCTGATCCGCATCGTTCCCGGCCCGGATTTCCCGACCGGCGGCATCATCCTGGGCCATGCCGGCATCCGCAGCGCGTTCGAGACCGGGCGCGGCTCGATCCTGATCCGCGCCCGTGCCGAGATCGAGGAACTGCGCCGCGACCGCAGCGCCATCGTGATCACCGAGATCCCGTACCAGGTGAACAAGGCGACCCTGCAGGAGCGCATCGCCGAACTGGTGCGCGCCAAGCAGATCGAGGGCATTTCCGACATTCGCGACGAAAGCGACCGGTCGGGCATGCGCATCGTCATCGAAATCAAGCGTGACGCGACGCCCGAGGTGGTGCTGAACCAGCTTTACCGCTTCACACAGCTCCAGACCTCGTTCGGCGTCAACATGCTGGCGCTGGATAACGGCCAGCCCCGCCTGATGGGGCTAAAGGACGTGCTGGAGGCCTTCATCACGTTCCGCGAGGATGTGATCCTGCGCCGGGCGCGCTTCGACCTGAACAAGGCCCGCGATCGCGGTCACCTGCTGGTGGGCCTGGTGATCGCGGTGGCCAATATCGACGCCGTCATCGCCCTGATCCGTGCCGCCCCCGACGCCGCCCATGCGCGCGAGGCGCTGATGGCAACGGCCTGGGACGCGGCGGATGTCGAGCCGCTGTTGGCGCTGATCCAGGACGAGGGCAACGTCGTGACCGACGGCAAGGTCTACCTGACCGAAGCCCAGGCGCGCGGCATCCTGGAACTGCGCCTGCAGCGCCTGACCGGGCTGGAGCGGGAGAAGATCCAGCAGGAACTGTCCGAGGTCGCGGCCCGGATCAACGAATTGCTGACCATCATCGCCAGCCGCCCGCGCCGCATGGAAGTGATGTGCGAGGAACTGGCGGCGATCCGCGCCGAACTGGCGACGCCGCGCATGACCGAGATCGCGCAATATGCCGGCGACCAGACCGACGAAAGCCTGATCGAGCCCGGCCAGATGGTCGTGACCATCACGCGTGAGGGCTTCATCAAGCGGACGCCGCTGGACGTCTTCCGCGCGCAGAATCGCGGCGGACGAGGCCGGACCGCCGCCGGACGCCGGGGCGACGACATCGTCGTCCGCTCGTTCAACGCCCATACCCACCAGTGGGTGCTGTTCTTCTCGTCGGGCGGCAAGGCCTATCGCGAGAAGGTCTGGCGCCTGCCCGAAGCCAGCCCGACCGCCAAGGGCCGGGCGCTGGTCAATTTGCTGCCCGACCTGGGCGGCGATTCGATCACGGCCGTGCTGCCGCTGCCGCAGGACGAGACCCTGTGGGAAAACCTGCACCTGGTCTTCGCCACCGCGACGGGCAACGTGCGCCGCAACCGCCTGAGCGATTTCCGCAACATCCGCTCGTCCGGCCTGATCGCGATGAAGCTGGATGACGGCGACCGGCTGATCGGCGTGGCCACCTGCCGCGAGGGACAGGATGTGTTCCTGGCCACGCGGGCGGCGCGCTGCATCCGTTTCCAGATCACCGACGACACGCTGCGCGTCTTTGCCGGGCGCGACAGTTCGGGCGTGCGCGGCATCCGCCTGGCTGAGGGGGACGAGGTCAACAGCCTGTGCGTGCTGAACCATGTCGAGGCGACGGTCGAGGAACGCGCGTCCTTCCTGCGCATGGCCAATGCCCGCCGCCGCGCGGAAAACGCCGCGCTGCAGGCCGGCGAGGAGGCCGAGGAGGTCGCCGCCGAACCGTCGGACGACGAAGCACTGCCCGCCGATTCGGTCATCGATCCCGAGCGGTTCGCCGAGATGGAACAGGCCGAGGAAATCCTGCTGACCGTCAGCAACGCGGGCTTCGGCCGCCGTTCGTCGGCCTATGATTACCGCGTCAGCGGGCGCGGCGGACAGGGCATTGCCAACATGACCTTCAACGGCGGCAAGCGCGGCAGCGAGGTCGTGGCCACGCTGCCGGTCATCAACGGTACCGACGTGATGCTGGTCACCGATGCCGGACGCCTGATCCGCGTGCCGGTGGACCAGATTCGCGTCATGTCCCGCCAGGCCAGCGGCGTCACGCTGTTCCGCCTGGACACCACCGAGCGCGTCACCAGCGTCTTCCCCGTGATGGATGACGGCGATGACGATGCCGAGGACGGCGGTCCCGACGCCCCGGCGGCGGAGGACGAGAATGCCTGATGCCACGCCGCGCACGGGGTTTTACCCCGGCACGTTCGATCCGATGACCAACGGTCACCTGGACATCGTCGAACGTGCGGCGCGACTGGTGGACCGGCTGGTGGTGGGGGTGGCGGAAAATACCGGCAAGCAGCCCCTGATGCCGCTGGACGAACGCGTCGCCTGCGTGCAGGCCGAAACCCGGGCGGTGGCGCAGCGGAACGGCACGACCATCGACGTGGTGGGATTCGGCAACCTGCTGGTCGAGGTGGCGCGCTCCCATGGCGCCACCGTGATCGTCCGGGGTTTGCGGGCGGTGGTGGATTTCGACTACGAGGTGCAGATGTTCGGCATGAACCACCATCTGGCGCCGGATATCGAGACGGTCTTCCTGATGGCCACCGAACGCAACCAGTATATCTCCTCGCGGCTGGTGAAGGAGGTCGCCCGACTGGGCGGCGACATCACCGGCTTCGTGCCCCCCTTCACGCGCCGGCATGTCCTGGCGCGGCTGGAGGGATAACGCACGGTCCGGGCACGGCATGCCGTGCCACGGGCCTTTCAGCACTGGAACATGAACGATGTCTGATACCGCACCGAAAGCCGACCTGATCGACCTGGAACTGAAGACGGGCCGTGTGGTCATTCAGTTGCGTCCCGACCTGGCGCCGCTGGCGGCCGAGCGGATCCGTACGCTGGCGGCCGAGGGCTTCTACGACAACACGCCCTTCCACCGCGTCATTCACGGCTTCATGGCCCAGGGCGGCGACCCGACCGGCACGGGCACCAGCGGCAGCCACCTGCCCGACCTGAAGGCCGAATTCACCCGCGCCGCGAAGTTCGAGCGCGGCACCATCGGCATGGCCCGCACGATGAACCCGGACAGCGCGAACAGCCAGTTCTTCATCATGTTCGAGCCCTCGCCCCACCTGGACGGCCAGTACACGATCGTCGGCCAGGTGGTCGAAGGCATGGAGCATATCGACCAGATCAAGCGCGGCGCGGGCCAGAGCGGCACGGTGCAGGACCCGGACCGCATCATTTCCATGCGTCCCGCCGCAGCCTGACACGCGTCTGCCGGTTGACTTGACCGGCCGAAACCGTTACCCGGGGCCGCACCGCACAGGCGGCCCTGGTGAGCCGGTAGCTCAGTCGGTAGAGCATTCGACTTTTAATCGAATGGTCGTGGGTTCGAATCCCACCCGGCTCACCATTTCATAAAATTTTCTGGCGCTTCCATATTACTGGGCCAGTTCGGGCCGCGTGCCGGTTTCCGTCAATCCGCCTTGAACCTGTCGACAATCGCCTTCAGCTTACGGGCTTCGGACGCCAGATTGTGGCTCGCCGCCGTCGTCTGCTCCACCATCGCGGCATTCTGCTGCGTCACCTTGTCCATCTGGCTGACGGTCGTGTTGATTTCGGACATGCTGAAGGCTTGGTCCTTGGCGGCCGAGGCAATCTGACTGACCGAATCGGTGATGAAGAGAATCCTGTCCACAATGTCTTTCACCGCGCCATTGGCCTGATCGACGAACCGCGCGCCGTTCCTTATCCCGTCGGACGATCGATTGATCAGGACCCGGATTTCGTTTGTGGAATCCGCCGACCGTTGGGCCAGGGAACGGATTTCACTGGCGACGACGGCAAATCCATTGCCCGTTTCTCCCGCGCGGGCCGCCTCGACCGCCGCATTCAGGGCAAGAATGTTCGTCTGGAACGTGATGCCATCGAGCAGGTTGATGATGTCGAAAACCTGTTTCGAGGATTCGGTGATTTCCGCCATCGCCTGGCTCAGGGTCGTCATGATGTCCCGGGATCGCGTCGCGTTATCCTGAGCCAGTTGTGCTGACGCGTGCGCCTCCGCCCCCGCTCCGGCTGTTTTCTGCACCGCCGTCGCCACGAACGTCACCGACGATGCGGTTTCCGTCAGATTGGCGGCCTGCTGCTCGGTACGCTTCGCGAGGTCTTCAGATGCTGTGGATACCTCGCTCGAACTGTTGGCGATAACGGAAACACTGTCCGACACGTCGCGCATGGCATCGGACAACGAGACCAGGGCCTCGTTGAAATTAGCCCTGAGTTCTTCGAACTCCCACGGGAATGCCTCAGTATAGCGAAAGGACAGGTCGCCTTGCGACAAGGCTTTCACGCCTCTCGCCAGTCCGTCCAGCAGATCTTTCTGCATTTTCGTCCGCTCAGCATTTTCAGCATCGACGCGCTTCTTCTCCACATCGGCGGCCTCACGCAGGTTGGCGGCTTCCTTTTCCAGATGACGGGCATTCTGCAAATTCTGCTGAAAATGGAACAGAACATTGGATACGATGCCGATTTCGTCCCGCTTATCCCGGAAAGGAATGGACGTATTGTAATTTCCTTTTGAAATCTTCTTCATGGTCTCGGCCAGGGCAGAAATAGGCCCGGTAATCTGCCACGCGGAAAAAAACAGGATAATAAGAACCCCGGCAATTATTGCCGAAAGACAGAGCATGATGCTTATTTCAATAACGTCACTCACATGACGGTGCAGATCCGCCTTTTTCTGGTCTGCGATACCGCGCGCTTTCTCGGTCAGATGCCCCAGATCGATGGCGATATCGAGTCCTTTATTGTTCATGTCCGCCAGATAACTGACGATCGCGGCTCTCTGCCTGTCATTATCCAGAATTACGACCCCGTCGGCGCGGCTCATCTCCAGCTTTGCTCTGCGCACGATCTGGTCGATGTCGCTTTTCATGTAAGGCAGGTGCCTGCCTGCATCTTCAAGAATATCGTACAGCCCTTGAAGATCACTATGAAACAAATCGATCGATTTCGTCTTTATATTCGAGTCCGTTGCATTGACGATACGATATATCGAATAAAAAAGAGCATTCATTTTATCTGATGCTCGCGCCAACTCAAATATACCATTCTGATCTTGATCAAATAGAATGGAATATTTTTTTGATGTATCGTAAAATCCTGACGCCATATACATCAAAGAAGAGCATATCAATATCGCAGACACGATATTGATAACAAACAACTTGGGTCGAATATTCACTTATTTCTCATCACGATATGTTGTTTAATTATATTATACTGCACTCACTTTGTTGCCCGCCATTCGTACGGCTTACCAGCAAAGGGTTTGCCACATTACAAACAGGAATGTTCGCACAAAAGTGAACGAAATATACAGTTAAACTATTTCACAAAAGACGTTATCTGCCAACCGTTACGATTTTGGATTTTATACTGACCGGATCATGGTCCGCCTTGATACCATGCCTCAACACCGGCACGTCGGCGAATCCTCGCAGCCGCACGCAATCGGTCAGTTTATCTCTTCGTACGTCGTTACGGAAAATCCCGACAGGATCGAGGGACCGAACGAGGTCGTCAGCGCCACGTCCGTGGCATCGCGCCCCCGCGCCATGACGACGCGCCCGATGCGCGGGGTGTTGTGCCGTGCGTCGAACGTGAACCATTGCCCGTCCAGCCACACCTCGAACCACGCCGAGAAATCCATCGGATAATCGACAGGCGGGATGCCGATATCGCCCAGATATCCGGTGCAGTAGCGCGCGGGAATATTCATGCAGCGGCACAGCGTCACCGCCAGGTGGGCGAAGTCACGGCAGACGCCCACCCCTTCGTTATATGCCTCGTAGGCCGAGCGGGTCGGCCGCGCGTGGGCATAGTCGAAGCGAATATGATTGTGGACGAAGGACACGATCGCCTGCACCCGCCCCCAGCCGGGGGCCAGATGGCCGAACAGCGACCAGGCGACCGGCGACAGCAGGTCCGTCTCGCAATACCGGCTGCCCATCAGGAACACCAGGCAATCCGCCGGCAGGTCGGCCACCGGGACCT
This genomic stretch from Gluconacetobacter diazotrophicus PA1 5 harbors:
- the uvrA gene encoding excinuclease ABC subunit UvrA, with translation MGNRSRPAPGLPAAQSIRVRGARAHNLKNIDVEIPRDALTVVTGLSGSGKSSLAFDTIYAEGQRRYVESLSAYARQFLELMGKPDVDAIEGLSPAISIEQKTTSKNPRSTVGTITEIHDYMRLLWARAGVPYSPATGLPIEAQTISQMVDRVMALPEGTRLMLLAPVIRDRKGECRKELAELQRKGFARVKVDGTLYDIAEVPDLNRKLRHTVEAVVDRVVVKPGLESRLADSFETALGLSDGLVYAEELPRGEAEPPPHIVFSSRFACPVSGFTLEEIEPRLFSFNAPQGACPACDGIGLETFFDPHLIVPDESLSLERGAIAPWRSTQSPYYQQTLDSLAAHYGVGMDTPWRDLPAGVRETILDGGKDEILFRYRDGRKSYDLTKRFEGLVTNLRRRMAETDSVWVREELSRYQSDKPCHVCHGTRLRPEALSVRVAGSTIAEASDLPIRRALDWFGTVEATLTPQRAEIARRILREILDRLHFLNDVGLDYLTLSRGSATLSGGESQRIRLASQIGSGLTGVLYVLDEPSIGLHQRDNERLLGTLDRLKRLGNTLIVVEHDEDAIRSADWLIDMGPGAGVNGGHVVAIGTPEEVAANPASLTGDYLSGRKRIDVPTVRRPIDPARMLVLEGAGGNNLKDVTAHFPLGTFTCVTGVSGGGKSTLVIDTLYKALSRQLMGSGQNPAPYRGIAGLDLLDKIIDIDQSPIGRTPRSNPATYTDLFAPIRDWFAELPESKARGYKAGRFSFNVKGGRCEACQGDGVLKIEMHFLPDVFVTCDTCKGARYNRETLEVKFRGKSIADVLAMTVDEALPYFSAVPRIRDRLAILQQVGLGYVALGQQATTLSGGEAQRVKLSKELARRATGRTLYILDEPTTGLHTEDVRKLLEVLHALVDQGNTVVVIEHNLEVIKTADWVLDMGPEGGDGGGRIVAEGTPEDIAACPESHTGRFLRPLLPAAAPKARRRRSKG
- the ssb gene encoding single-stranded DNA-binding protein; this translates as MAGSVNKVILVGNLGKDPEVRNSQAGAKIVSLTLATSDTWNDRASGERRERTEWHRVVIFNERLADVAERFLRKGRKVYLEGTLQTRKWTDQSGQERYTTEVVIDRFRGELVLLDSNRGGESGDDAGGGGYGGGYSAPSAPRQIGGGRGGSAGGPGGSGAGGGNPGGGWDAPHGGSDLDDEIPF
- the gyrA gene encoding DNA gyrase subunit A, with product MTEIPDPPEPPAPSDMIPVTIEEEMRSSYLAYAMSVIVSRALPDVRDGLKPVHRRILYSMRESGFTHDKPYRKSARAVGDVMGKYHPHGDSSIYDAMVRMAQFWSMRVKLIDGQGNFGSVDGDSPAAMRYTEARLAKAASFLLDDIDRDTVDFQPNYDESEQEPKILPAAFPNLLINGASGIAVGMATNIPTHNPAEIIDATLALIANPDLTLDDLIRIVPGPDFPTGGIILGHAGIRSAFETGRGSILIRARAEIEELRRDRSAIVITEIPYQVNKATLQERIAELVRAKQIEGISDIRDESDRSGMRIVIEIKRDATPEVVLNQLYRFTQLQTSFGVNMLALDNGQPRLMGLKDVLEAFITFREDVILRRARFDLNKARDRGHLLVGLVIAVANIDAVIALIRAAPDAAHAREALMATAWDAADVEPLLALIQDEGNVVTDGKVYLTEAQARGILELRLQRLTGLEREKIQQELSEVAARINELLTIIASRPRRMEVMCEELAAIRAELATPRMTEIAQYAGDQTDESLIEPGQMVVTITREGFIKRTPLDVFRAQNRGGRGRTAAGRRGDDIVVRSFNAHTHQWVLFFSSGGKAYREKVWRLPEASPTAKGRALVNLLPDLGGDSITAVLPLPQDETLWENLHLVFATATGNVRRNRLSDFRNIRSSGLIAMKLDDGDRLIGVATCREGQDVFLATRAARCIRFQITDDTLRVFAGRDSSGVRGIRLAEGDEVNSLCVLNHVEATVEERASFLRMANARRRAENAALQAGEEAEEVAAEPSDDEALPADSVIDPERFAEMEQAEEILLTVSNAGFGRRSSAYDYRVSGRGGQGIANMTFNGGKRGSEVVATLPVINGTDVMLVTDAGRLIRVPVDQIRVMSRQASGVTLFRLDTTERVTSVFPVMDDGDDDAEDGGPDAPAAEDENA
- the coaD gene encoding pantetheine-phosphate adenylyltransferase, which translates into the protein MPDATPRTGFYPGTFDPMTNGHLDIVERAARLVDRLVVGVAENTGKQPLMPLDERVACVQAETRAVAQRNGTTIDVVGFGNLLVEVARSHGATVIVRGLRAVVDFDYEVQMFGMNHHLAPDIETVFLMATERNQYISSRLVKEVARLGGDITGFVPPFTRRHVLARLEG
- a CDS encoding peptidylprolyl isomerase — its product is MSDTAPKADLIDLELKTGRVVIQLRPDLAPLAAERIRTLAAEGFYDNTPFHRVIHGFMAQGGDPTGTGTSGSHLPDLKAEFTRAAKFERGTIGMARTMNPDSANSQFFIMFEPSPHLDGQYTIVGQVVEGMEHIDQIKRGAGQSGTVQDPDRIISMRPAAA
- a CDS encoding methyl-accepting chemotaxis protein, whose product is MNIRPKLFVINIVSAILICSSLMYMASGFYDTSKKYSILFDQDQNGIFELARASDKMNALFYSIYRIVNATDSNIKTKSIDLFHSDLQGLYDILEDAGRHLPYMKSDIDQIVRRAKLEMSRADGVVILDNDRQRAAIVSYLADMNNKGLDIAIDLGHLTEKARGIADQKKADLHRHVSDVIEISIMLCLSAIIAGVLIILFFSAWQITGPISALAETMKKISKGNYNTSIPFRDKRDEIGIVSNVLFHFQQNLQNARHLEKEAANLREAADVEKKRVDAENAERTKMQKDLLDGLARGVKALSQGDLSFRYTEAFPWEFEELRANFNEALVSLSDAMRDVSDSVSVIANSSSEVSTASEDLAKRTEQQAANLTETASSVTFVATAVQKTAGAGAEAHASAQLAQDNATRSRDIMTTLSQAMAEITESSKQVFDIINLLDGITFQTNILALNAAVEAARAGETGNGFAVVASEIRSLAQRSADSTNEIRVLINRSSDGIRNGARFVDQANGAVKDIVDRILFITDSVSQIASAAKDQAFSMSEINTTVSQMDKVTQQNAAMVEQTTAASHNLASEARKLKAIVDRFKAD
- a CDS encoding transglutaminase-like domain-containing protein; this encodes MLIRAGYDIALTVQVPTPLVLMLEVHPDREPDLMTPQIPVFDPPVPAQRYLDGFGNRCTRVVAPVGTLHTSMSFVIADSGLPDRQMPWAREVPVADLPADCLVFLMGSRYCETDLLSPVAWSLFGHLAPGWGRVQAIVSFVHNHIRFDYAHARPTRSAYEAYNEGVGVCRDFAHLAVTLCRCMNIPARYCTGYLGDIGIPPVDYPMDFSAWFEVWLDGQWFTFDARHNTPRIGRVVMARGRDATDVALTTSFGPSILSGFSVTTYEEIN